The Macadamia integrifolia cultivar HAES 741 unplaced genomic scaffold, SCU_Mint_v3 scaffold3830, whole genome shotgun sequence genome includes the window GGGTCTCACAAAATTAAAATGCATCGTTTTGTGTAAAAGAAACAACATCATATATTCGCATTCCACAGCACATCTCCAGATGATATAGGATTTTCCATAATTCGACAACTATAACAACCAATATGATCAAGAAAGCTACAAGTATCTAGGAAGTCGGAAATTGGGTGGCCATGAGTTCAGAGTAATTTGTAAAAGTATACTATCTGTCcttcaagagaagagagagtacCTGTAGAaagatgggaggagagaaatccAACTCAGGACCAAGGACTTGATTGGAAACAAGAAGGTTGTGAAGAGAGGAGTCCTTCATTTCCAGCCATTCATCAAGGGTCTTACTGCATTGAGCTTCGATGAACCGTGCCCCGCAATCGTTACACTTGATGAACGGCCGACCAGATTCCGATCTCTGGAACCTTCCACAAGTATGTGAATAGAGGTTAAACCGTCTAAATGTGGCTTCTTTGATTGTGTAAACACTAATCCCTTCAACTGAACTGCTTCTGAAGTAGTATACAGCTCTTAGGTAATTAAGCTTCATGGCCAAATCCATATTACTTGGTTCATGGATCACATCTGATCCAGTCACTTGTGCCGGTCCAACCGATGACAATCTCATGTCTGAGATAATCTGGTTTTGATGAACATTGTTGGTGGCTGGAACAACCATGGTTGAGTCTTGAAACGTTGAGAGAAATGTAAAAGAATGAAGGCAATGGTGTGTAAGAAGTAAGAACAGCTTCAGAATTAAGTGGGCTTTATGGATCCTTCAAAACCAACTACTTTAAATGTGGGCTGCTGCTAGATGGGTGATGGTTCTGATTCTTCGTATCCATGGGCCCGGATCTCTTTTATTAGGCACAATTAATGACCGCTAACTGTTAGCCTTCGACGCACCCTACACTTAGACACAGTTGGGCGTGAAAATACCCAATGCAAGCAAAGGCAGCTGAATCGTTTAATTATGTTAGCAACACTACAATACAGAGATAAAAGAGAAAGCGGAATGCTGGTGGAGACAAGACTCTTAAAGGGTCAATTATGGTCACCTATTTGTACGTGTACACTTTAGGTATGATTGTGTGCTGATAAGTATCTCACCGACTACTCTTAATTGTATATGAGTTTTACACGTACAAGTAGGTGATTCAGACttgtaaaaaggaaaattaggtaactattattaaaagaattgagttttccttcattgaCAATGAACCAAGAATCTCTTCTGCAATCACTTTATGACGGTTAAATTAGACACTTGGCACCCCaagggaattttttatttgtacttGTCCTATAAAGGTGTAATTAGGAGGGTCGATCTTTTGAGAATCTCTCTACAATGGGTGGGGGCTGGGGGGTGGGGGACTCTTTTTATCAATAACATGATTTTATTGTTTAGAATCTCCTTAAGGCACCACTGTCTCCTTGCAGAATTTGGATCCTTTCCAATTCCCTGTTCCTCTAGCTCCCTCTAACCTCTCACATTTATGCCTAGGACTGCATGCACCCACGTATTGGGTTGTGTGCATGTGAAAAATTGGGAGagagttggagaggatctggatcccaCCTTGCAtgggaaggaaaggaaaatgatcTGTAACTATTTTTGTAATGTAAtgataataattacaaaacttCTCACTTTATTTTAATCTGATTTAACacatctttcttttttgttttcgtTGCAACTAGATGGAGCATGCACTCATGGCTAGCCAGCTAGGACTGTCAA containing:
- the LOC122068409 gene encoding protein ECERIFERUM 26-like, with translation MVVPATNNVHQNQIISDMRLSSVGPAQVTGSDVIHEPSNMDLAMKLNYLRAVYYFRSSSVEGISVYTIKEATFRRFNLYSHTCGRFQRSESGRPFIKCNDCGARFIEAQCSKTLDEWLEMKDSSLHNLLVSNQVLGPELDFSPPIFLQ